The Malus domestica chromosome 13, GDT2T_hap1 genome includes a window with the following:
- the LOC103451478 gene encoding BTB/POZ domain-containing protein At3g19850 codes for MPHVSDFQIHINGQQIFFVSEEILSTYSARLTKIIRQERRGTQIKNSGIRIDDFPGGPDGFELVSRFCYNNGRITLTVSNVCLLHCSAIFLGMTEKLSPRNLLQKTNTFLDGLFEWSLKDVLACLKSCHSFFDCADSSGLLDKLITALLTKIAQSSDVSNLIASSPSSSPETASGFRLSSSTPKSIRPSSSSRAWWFDDVAVLPPNIIAKLLQNLGAYGPKNNSLILTRFLLHYLKISAQRKPGNSKCELGRLADTAVHGVILVGKKVFSCRALFWVLRIVSGFGISKEYKVGLERLIGGMIDEATLDDLLVSGHDRGVYDVNLVIRMLRVFVNGEGVSVQRLKKAGRLVDKYLGEISPDQNLKVSKFLGVAESLPDCARDCFDAAYRAIDIYLEAHPNLSFEERARLCRCLNYEKLSLEACKELAQNPKIPPRVAIQALISQNSKITPTQPKLVVYRSPHSHFLSCSDMVWYKNGGVEEDESTSLNLQRMQWRVVELEKLCRQMKRQMSRMVKHNVLTTITPAHTRAFPRLC; via the exons ATGCCACACGTCTCCGATTTTCAAATACACATTAATGGTCAGCAAATATTCTTCGTCAGCGAG GAGATTTTGTCAACATATTCGGCAAGGTTGACGAAGATCATCAGGCAAGAAAGGAGAGGAACCCAGATCAAGAATTCCGGTATCAGAATCGATGACTTTCCCGGAGGCCCTGACGGGTTTGAGTTGGTTTCTCGATTCTGTTACAACAATGGGAGAATCACGCTCACAGTTTCAAACGTGTGCCTCCTCCACTGCTCTGCAATCTTCCTCGGCATGACCGAGAAGCTTTCACCCCGCAATTTGTTGCAGAAAACAAATACTTTTCTCGACGGACTTTTCGAGTGGTCGTTGAAAGACGTACTAGCCTGCCTGAAGAGCTGCCACTCGTTCTTCGACTGCGCAGATTCGTCCGGTCTTTTAGACAAACTCATTACTGCACTGCTAACAAAGATCGCTCAGAGTTCTGACGTAAGCAACCTCATTGCCTCGTCGCCTTCGTCTTCTCCGGAAACTGCATCTGGGTTCAGACTCTCTTCCAGCACCCCAAAATCGATCAGGCCGAGCTCGTCCAGCAGAGCGTGGTGGTTCGACGACGTGGCCGTTCTGCCACCAAATATCATTGCAAAACTCCTCCAGAATTTAGGTGCTTACGGACCCAAAAACAACAGCCTGATCCTCACCAGATTCCTCCTCCACTACTTGAAAATCTCAGCCCAGAGAAAGCCCGGGAACTCGAAATGCGAGCTCGGGAGGCTCGCAGACACGGCGGTTCACGGCGTGATCTTGGTGGGCAAAAAGGTGTTTTCATGCAGAGCTCTGTTCTGGGTTCTGAGGATTGTGTCTGGATTTGGAATTAGCAAAGAGTACAAAGTTGGGTTGGAGAGGTTGATTGGTGGTATGATCGATGAAGCCACGCTGGATGATTTGCTGGTGTCGGGGCACGACAGGGGGGTTTATGATGTTAATCTCGTGATTAGGATGTTAAGAGTGTTTGTTAATGGCGAAGGCGTTTCAGTGCAGAGGTTGAAGAAAGCTGGGAGATTGGTTGATAAGTACTTGGGTGAAATATCACCTGACCAGAATCTCAAGGTTTCTAAGTTTCTGGGAGTTGCAGAGAGCTTGCCTGATTGTGCTAGGGACTGCTTTGATGCGGCCTACAGAGCCATTGATATCTATCTTGAG GCTCATCCAAATCTTTCGTTCGAAGAGCGGGCGAGATTATGCAGATGCCTAAATTATGAGAAGCTGAGCTTAGAAGCATGTAAAGAGCTTGCCCAGAATCCTAAGATCCCACCAAGGGTTGCCATTCAAGCACTTATTTCTCAAAACTCCAAAATAACACCAACACAGCCAAAACTGGTTGTATATCGGAGTCCGCATTCTCATTTCCTTTCATGTTCCGATATGGTTTGGTACAAGAACGGCGGTGTTGAAGAAGACGAATCGACGTCGTTAAACTTGCAGAGGATGCAATGGAGGGTGGTGGAGTTGGAGAAACTGTGCAGGCAAATGAAGAGGCAAATGTCAAGGATGGTAAAACATAATGTCTTGACGACTATCACTCCAGCCCACACTAGAGCTTTTCCCAGACTTTGTTGA
- the LOC103414357 gene encoding UPF0496 protein 4-like translates to MYLTEISNFPSLLPFRGAKKHSVPSNLDLISSSFDDAVLRHLKSLGPPSISLSWLSKAVDFLALTHSEARNLISDLKVAPPLDDSLAWYLDHSVKLLDLCNSISAEIERLRQLRLHLTFVLHLLGDRKGEELPSPENLRRSRMSLSDFDRGASSGFGKRSKAEVLVRDLNLGLTRLSNAPRGKISSVAKLVRRTVRAVGLVTVFIAGIAVSTIHGSPDMVRVRASAEFTWAESFNELESAVWAELKRRFGRGNDEQLEGMLEELDDVGTRVKEACGVVDDLAGVAEVNKEEKERLNEVVKELEKATASFSDGLDRLSNGVNEMFDGVLRNRNHMTENVRVSGVGKKPRN, encoded by the coding sequence ATGTACCTAACGGAAATCTCCAACTTCCCGTCACTCCTTCCCTTCCGGGGTGCTAAGAAACATTCCGTTCCGTCCAATTTGGATCTCATCTCTAGCTCCTTCGATGACGCTGTGCTCCGCCACTTGAAATCTCTCGGTCCGCCGTCCATCAGCTTGTCCTGGCTCTCCAAGGCCGTTGATTTTCTCGCCTTGACTCACTCCGAAGCGAGAAACCTCATCTCCGATCTCAAGGTCGCGCCGCCTCTAGATGATTCGCTCGCTTGGTATTTGGACCATAGCGTCAAGCTCTTGGACCTCTGCAACTCCATCTCTGCCGAGATCGAACGCCTTCGCCAGCTCCGCCTTCATCTCACCTTCGTTCTTCACCTTCTCGGCGACCGAAAGGGTGAAGAGCTCCCGTCGCCGGAGAATCTCCGCCGATCTCGCATGTCTCTATCCGATTTCGATCGCGGTGCTTCTTCTGGCTTTGGAAAGCGGAGCAAGGCCGAAGTCTTGGTCAGAGATCTGAACTTGGGCCTGACTCGCCTGAGCAACGCGCCACGTGGCAAGATCTCCAGCGTAGCAAAGCTCGTGCGTCGAACAGTGCGCGCGGTGGGACTGGTGACTGTGTTCATCGCCGGAATCGCGGTGTCGACAATCCACGGATCTCCGGATATGGTTAGGGTCCGAGCCTCGGCGGAGTTTACATGGGCCGAGTCGTTCAACGAGCTTGAATCGGCAGTCTGGGCCGAGTTGAAACGGCGATTCGGGCGCGGCAATGACGAGCAACTGGAAGGGATGTTGGAAGAGTTGGATGACGTGGGAACACGTGTTAAGGAGGCGTGTGGGGTCGTGGATGACCTGGCAGGAGTTGCGGAAGTGAAcaaggaggagaaggagaggtTGAACGAGGTCGTAAAAGAGCTGGAGAAGGCAACGGCGTCGTTTTCGGATGGGTTGGATAGGTTGAGTAACGGAGTGAACGAGATGTTTGATGGTGTTTTGCGCAACAGAAACCATATGACGGAGAATGTTAGAGTTAGCGGAGTGGGGAAAAAGCCAAGAAATTGA